ACTGAATAAGCTTTAGCTAGCAGGCTAGCATCAGCATCAATAGGGTCGACCATGGCGGCAGTTGACAGCTTTCAGTTTTTGTATAGAGAAGTTTCTCGGTCATGCAGTCCTTACTTTGAAACCCTGGCACTGGTTGGGGCTCTTTATACGGCTAGCCGGGCTGTAATCCTGCTGCGAGACTGCTGCACGTTGGTCAGGGTGCATTTCCTGCCAAGAATGATCCCGAGTAAGAAGCTAACCCAGAGAtttggtgactgggctgtcGTGTATGGTAAGGATGCAGTAGGTTAACATTGCAGCGACAATGAGAGTGCATCATGATGCAAGACTGTGTGAGAGAAAAGAGTCAGCTCtatgcattttattgttgaaacTATTCTTCTTTTAAGTGATGTGTCACCatcaaatcagtgtttgttaattttgtggcaaaaaatgacaaaatatgccTGTTTCAGCCTCTGAAATCTGTCACTATGCTGCTTTTTTCTTATGCATATAATTGTAaaatgaatatctttgggtATTCAACGGTTAGTCTCACTAAATAAGAAATCTGAACATGCCATCCTGGGATTTGAGACATTGCAGGAAAATAATTCATCAATAAATCAAGACAGTTATTGGCAGACAAATCGTTTTGCAACCCCAAATATAACACTCAGTGTGATGCCCACAGTGAGCTCTGGGCATCATAGCCAGGAAAGGAAAAAAGGTTTACACATTATAGTCTTGTTGATTTGTCAGCAGCTTTGATAATCGATCAGttatttaagttatttataaagtaaaaaatgttaaacatttgctggtttcagcttctcgAATTTGAGAAGTTTCCTGCTTTTCTTTGCTTGGTATAACTGTAAAAACTAATGTCTTTGgttatttaactgttttttttattatttttattgaaacaaaaaaaattgtcaagTTGGTCTTTGAGAAATTTCAAGGagccttttttttattacaaataaTAGTCTTTTTAAATTTGTCAGAAATTTTGATAATCGATCAGTCATTTAAGTTATATATCAAgtaaaaaatgccaaaaatgtgccggtttcagcttctcagatttaaaatgttgctgcttttatttgcttGATATCACTGTAATAAGGAATGTCTTTAGttattaaacagtttttttaaattagaatACAAAATCTGTCAAATTGGTCTCTGAGAAATGGCAAGgagcctttttttattttctgatatGTTATagataaaataattaatcaataaatcaagaCCATAACTGACAGACTCATTTTGTTGCAACCCTAAGAGTAACACATTCTAGTTAGCTTTAGGTGTCAAAATGTAGCTAGGATGGTTAAATTAGGTCCTTCaataatcattatttttattatatattaaccTATCCGtaatgttgttttattcatgGTGTATAAAATATTGGAAAATAGTGTAAAATGCACAGGataacattttcaaactgtcttaatcaaccaacagtccaaaacctaaaGATGTTCATTTTGCaattatataaaacagagaaatgtagcattttttaacatttgagatGCTTGAACTagaaaatgtttggcattttccCTATTAAATGATCGATAACCAACCTATTTGAAGTTGTTGTACTTGTAATTTCTTTGCAATCGACTAATCAACTAACTATTATAGTCATACAGTCATCCTCTGTGTTTTGAGGCCATAGTGTGCAGGAGATCTCAGTTGGTAATCCCCATTTCTTCCTACCATGACTCATATCGATAAATATTGTCCTCTCTCCCATCAGGTGCATCAGAGCCTGTGGCCAAAGCTTATGCAGAGGAGCTGGCCAGACACGGTATCAGCATTATCTTTGTCACTCAGAACCACACTTCTGTGCGAGAAACAGCTGCGTCCCTTTCTCAGAGCTACGGAGTGGAAACTGTTGTCGTCCTGGCCGACTTCTCTTTGGACCAGGCAGCCAGCAAGACCATCAAAGAAGCCATGAGGGGGAAAGATATTGGCTTCTTGGTGAACTGTGTGGAGTCAATGTCTTCCCCTCAGAGTCTTATTGAAGTGCCTGAGCAGGGCCTGCTGGATTTGCTGAATAAGAACGTCGCAGTGGCTACTCTGATGACCCGGTTGGTGCTGCCTGGGATGGTGGAGCGCAGCAGAGGAGCTGTGGTCAATATATCGTCGGGTGCTTGCTGCAGACCTCTGCCTGGAAGAGTGACACTCACCGCCTCCGCTGTGAGACCAGACACTGAGGATATCTGCTTTACAGATACACCTCTGTACCCTTTATAGATCTTTTTCACAGCATGGAATTAGTCATAGTATGAAAGGGCCAtttgtaataaatataaatgttccAAAAAGGTCTATTAATGCTGGTATCTCCAACTGTAAGGGTAATGTGTCAGAGCTAACCTTCCCTCAAGCACACATTTTCAATCCTGGCAGTAATCTCTTCCATTCTTCTGACATTTCAGGGCTACATGGATCAGCTGTCAAGAGCTCTTCACCTTGAGTACAGCGGCAGAGGGATCTTTGTCCAAAGTCTGATTCCTTTCCAGGTAAATGCCTGATACGATCATTAACAAGTAGGGCTGGGTACTACAcctaaatgtgttttgtgaactACAGAGAGGTGTTTCTCTT
The sequence above is drawn from the Epinephelus moara isolate mb chromosome 12, YSFRI_EMoa_1.0, whole genome shotgun sequence genome and encodes:
- the hsdl1 gene encoding inactive hydroxysteroid dehydrogenase-like protein 1, which encodes MAAVDSFQFLYREVSRSCSPYFETLALVGALYTASRAVILLRDCCTLVRVHFLPRMIPSKKLTQRFGDWAVVYGASEPVAKAYAEELARHGISIIFVTQNHTSVRETAASLSQSYGVETVVVLADFSLDQAASKTIKEAMRGKDIGFLVNCVESMSSPQSLIEVPEQGLLDLLNKNVAVATLMTRLVLPGMVERSRGAVVNISSGACCRPLPGRVTLTASAGYMDQLSRALHLEYSGRGIFVQSLIPFQIASSEQQPSTSTQASTPGWFAPKPEVYAHHAISTLGVTNRTTGYWPHTLQYGLMRCVPEWIWVLGSRVLISSS